A single bacterium DNA region contains:
- a CDS encoding N-acetylmuramoyl-L-alanine amidase, with protein MKRMPLPLTVALAIAAALALCAGCAARRPLVPDNIGYHQLQESFGDRDFTPLQGRRILLDPGHGGVFPGVVGLNGISEAEVNLGVALWLRGLLEAAGAEVHMTRTADTDFLSPADSSLTVDLAARVALCDSLAPDVFVSLHHNSNAELDRDMNETQTYYPVGREGADLDLARSIHKHLVRNLEISPAKIMAGNFHVLRNATVPAVLGEPSMLSHPEVEKKLSAAQKQRLEAEAYFLGLLEYFEGGAPFWELVSDTTGWRAESITWRFMPDRGPIIDPMSIRLEVNGEEAGHIFDEDAMTVTWDARDFQGGTVALSLAARNLAGRSMQANRLSLSFCPACGFEHQIIPTTSDHLGPYLFSWKHAKGYPHDLYYKPEGSDSVIALGRINAPYGAMLLKPGDDWSGRSISYITAAGEDLTYMSEGGYLFNRSDARPEVHWHILVDPKNNQEIPGDHWTLRRYPGSDVLGRAISYYLRTDRPAFCSIPDHSAWLEIRGARPILVDALHKTPWQEPCDLPRDTLVWHPLVPELVGKTIVIDPHGGAADTDGTAPMGTPGRELNLRVAERLAGLLRGAGADAVLTRDDPGFVPPEAKILLANETEADLFITLRRATPGAPGWSVGHHYGSSGGSFWGALLAETLGGFAAPDTIPVVGSNAYLLRHTACPAVDVAMPLPADLDSEERWRAPAYQQAVASALMSATAAWFQGEDLLLSLADPRTFISEHTAAATLVDGCDWIRVDGNWLWLPPRRETVPAALLPLPGDQHTFEVRRDDRWELLVSGSGEGDVTRVWPFWTSERRPTNPFAETDATHEASGP; from the coding sequence CCCTGCAGGGCCGCCGCATCCTGCTCGACCCCGGGCACGGCGGCGTCTTCCCGGGCGTCGTCGGCCTCAACGGCATCTCGGAGGCCGAGGTCAACCTGGGCGTGGCGCTGTGGTTGCGCGGCCTGCTCGAGGCCGCCGGCGCCGAGGTCCACATGACCCGCACCGCCGACACCGATTTCCTCTCGCCGGCGGACTCGTCGCTGACGGTCGACCTGGCCGCGCGCGTGGCCCTTTGCGACTCCCTCGCCCCGGACGTCTTCGTCTCGTTGCACCACAACAGCAACGCGGAGCTCGACCGCGATATGAACGAGACCCAGACCTACTACCCGGTGGGCCGCGAAGGGGCCGATCTGGATCTGGCCCGTTCGATCCACAAGCACCTGGTGCGCAACCTGGAGATCAGCCCGGCCAAGATCATGGCCGGCAACTTCCACGTGCTGCGCAATGCGACCGTGCCGGCGGTGCTGGGCGAGCCGTCGATGCTCTCGCATCCCGAGGTGGAGAAGAAGCTGTCGGCGGCGCAGAAGCAGCGGCTGGAGGCGGAGGCGTACTTCCTGGGGCTGCTGGAGTACTTCGAGGGGGGGGCTCCGTTCTGGGAACTGGTTTCGGATACGACTGGATGGAGAGCCGAATCTATAACGTGGCGCTTTATGCCGGATAGAGGTCCAATTATTGACCCGATGTCCATTCGCTTGGAGGTGAATGGCGAAGAAGCAGGACACATTTTCGATGAAGATGCGATGACAGTCACCTGGGACGCACGGGATTTCCAGGGCGGCACGGTCGCTCTCTCGCTTGCGGCACGCAATCTGGCTGGAAGGTCCATGCAAGCGAATCGACTCAGTCTTTCCTTCTGTCCTGCCTGTGGATTCGAACATCAGATCATCCCCACTACATCTGATCACCTTGGCCCCTATCTGTTCAGTTGGAAACACGCGAAGGGATATCCTCACGACCTTTACTACAAACCCGAAGGAAGCGATTCCGTTATCGCATTGGGGCGAATCAATGCGCCGTATGGTGCGATGCTGTTGAAGCCGGGTGACGACTGGAGTGGACGTTCGATTTCATACATCACAGCTGCAGGAGAAGACTTGACCTACATGTCAGAAGGGGGATATCTGTTCAACCGATCCGATGCCAGGCCTGAGGTTCATTGGCACATACTCGTCGATCCGAAAAACAACCAGGAGATTCCAGGAGACCATTGGACCTTGCGCCGTTATCCAGGTTCCGATGTCCTGGGGCGTGCAATCAGCTATTACCTGCGAACCGACCGCCCCGCCTTCTGCTCCATCCCCGACCACTCCGCCTGGCTGGAAATCCGCGGCGCCCGCCCCATCCTCGTGGACGCCCTCCACAAGACTCCCTGGCAGGAGCCCTGCGACCTCCCCCGCGACACCCTGGTCTGGCACCCCCTAGTGCCGGAGCTGGTCGGCAAGACCATCGTCATCGACCCCCATGGCGGTGCCGCCGACACCGACGGCACCGCCCCCATGGGCACCCCCGGCCGCGAACTGAACCTGCGCGTCGCCGAGCGCCTGGCCGGACTGCTGCGCGGGGCCGGCGCCGACGCCGTCCTCACGCGTGACGATCCAGGCTTCGTGCCGCCCGAGGCCAAGATCCTGCTGGCCAACGAGACCGAGGCCGACCTCTTCATCACCCTGCGCCGCGCCACGCCCGGCGCCCCCGGCTGGTCGGTCGGCCATCACTACGGCAGCTCGGGCGGATCGTTCTGGGGAGCCCTGCTGGCCGAAACCCTTGGCGGCTTCGCGGCACCGGACACGATCCCGGTCGTCGGGTCCAACGCCTACCTCCTGCGCCACACAGCCTGCCCCGCCGTCGACGTTGCCATGCCCCTGCCGGCCGACCTGGACTCCGAGGAGCGCTGGCGCGCCCCCGCCTACCAGCAGGCCGTCGCCTCGGCGCTCATGTCGGCCACCGCCGCCTGGTTCCAGGGCGAGGACCTGTTGCTTTCGCTGGCCGATCCTCGCACCTTCATCTCCGAGCACACGGCGGCCGCCACCCTGGTCGACGGTTGCGACTGGATCCGCGTAGACGGCAACTGGCTGTGGTTGCCCCCACGCAGGGAAACGGTGCCGGCGGCCCTGCTGCCCCTGCCGGGCGACCAGCACACCTTCGAGGTGCGCCGAGACGACCGCTGGGAACTGCTTGTCTCGGGCAGCGGCGAGGGCGACGTGACACGCGTGTGGCCCTTCTGGACCAGCGAGCGCCGGCCGACCAACC